A stretch of Planctomycetia bacterium DNA encodes these proteins:
- a CDS encoding DNA-binding response regulator — translation MPSPITLLVAYPKVLIRAGLRSMLAGTSVKIIGESTDASSTLTLAKKHKPAVLLIGTDIQGADSFELVKKLAKAVPETKFVFLSASDNPTYMARAKAAGAANFLLENASSRELATAMEHAAAGKARGGSALFATVSASMEPRDARAARDSGLTPRESQVLSHVAFGLSNEEISRSLGISIETVKEHVQNLLRKLAVNDRTQAAVWAVKSGVI, via the coding sequence ATGCCTTCCCCAATAACCCTCCTCGTCGCCTACCCGAAGGTACTCATCCGGGCGGGCCTACGGTCGATGCTGGCTGGCACCTCCGTGAAGATCATAGGTGAGAGCACAGACGCCTCCAGCACCCTGACGCTCGCCAAGAAGCACAAGCCGGCTGTCCTGCTCATCGGCACGGATATTCAGGGAGCCGACAGCTTTGAACTGGTCAAGAAACTGGCCAAGGCGGTCCCGGAGACCAAGTTCGTGTTTCTCTCGGCCAGCGACAACCCAACCTACATGGCCAGGGCGAAAGCCGCCGGGGCTGCGAACTTCCTTCTGGAGAACGCGTCGAGTCGGGAACTCGCCACGGCCATGGAACATGCCGCTGCAGGGAAGGCCCGCGGCGGCTCAGCCTTGTTTGCCACGGTCTCGGCCTCGATGGAGCCACGCGATGCCCGGGCTGCTCGCGACTCCGGCCTGACGCCCAGGGAATCGCAGGTGCTCTCCCACGTGGCGTTCGGCCTGTCCAACGAGGAAATAAGCCGGTCACTCGGGATCAGCATCGAGACCGTGAAGGAGCACGTCCAAAACCTTCTACGGAAACTGGCCGTGAATGACCGGACGCAGGCAGCCGTGTGGGCCGTGAAGTCCGGCGTCATCTAG
- the trp1400A gene encoding transposase: MTTRRRKKHRPEEIVAKLRDAEAMLNAGKDLAAVLQALEVSESTFDRWRAQYGGMKCEEAKKLKQLEDENKRLKTLVADLSLDNQMLKHLSEGNW, translated from the coding sequence ATGACGACGAGACGACGGAAGAAGCACCGTCCCGAGGAGATCGTTGCGAAGCTGCGTGATGCGGAAGCGATGCTGAACGCAGGTAAGGATCTTGCGGCGGTGCTGCAGGCGTTGGAGGTCAGCGAGTCGACGTTCGATCGCTGGCGAGCCCAGTACGGCGGGATGAAGTGTGAGGAAGCCAAGAAGCTGAAGCAGCTTGAGGATGAGAACAAGCGGCTGAAGACCTTGGTGGCGGATCTGTCCCTCGACAACCAGATGCTCAAGCATCTCTCGGAGGGAAACTGGTAA
- a CDS encoding N-acetyltransferase, translating into MAAWSIHRLERGHDRSPFACGRPVLDDWLKDRAGQFDRRDLSRTFVATRPGEARVFGYYSLSTHRVVYEALPDVEARALPRIDVPVVLLGRLAVDQSIQKQGLGSLLLVDALRRSLDISAQVGIRAVEVDALDETAKKFYLAFGFRPLLDDSRHLFLPMHVIRALKLDALQRR; encoded by the coding sequence ATGGCCGCCTGGTCGATCCATCGCTTGGAGCGGGGGCATGATCGCTCGCCCTTCGCCTGTGGCCGGCCGGTGCTGGACGACTGGCTCAAGGATCGTGCCGGCCAGTTCGATCGTCGAGATCTCTCCCGCACGTTCGTGGCTACCCGACCCGGTGAAGCGAGGGTTTTCGGCTACTACTCCCTTTCGACGCATCGAGTCGTCTACGAGGCACTTCCCGACGTCGAGGCCAGGGCACTTCCTCGAATTGATGTCCCTGTGGTGCTGCTTGGTCGGCTAGCAGTCGATCAAAGCATCCAGAAGCAGGGTCTTGGATCGCTGTTGCTGGTGGATGCCCTGCGTCGCTCTCTGGACATCTCGGCCCAGGTCGGCATCCGGGCCGTCGAGGTCGACGCTCTCGATGAAACCGCCAAAAAGTTCTATCTCGCATTCGGATTTCGCCCACTGCTCGATGACTCACGGCATCTATTCCTGCCGATGCACGTGATTCGCGCTCTGAAACTCGACGCTCTGCAGCGCAGATAG